ATTCAGCACGTCGTAGTTGTTCGCCGCGGTCGGCGTCAGGTACAGGTTGCTGTGGCTCACCAGGTTGGGCCGCACGGACGGACCTCCGCTGCCGGGCGAGGCAATGGTGACATCGAATGGCGAGCCGCTGCTTAGCTGGAGGAACGGAGAAACCTGCCAGCCGCCGATGAAATAGTTGGTGAACGTATTGATGTGCGAGGCAAACATTTTGCCCCGGCCGAACGGCAGTTCTCCCAGCATCGCGAAGGTAAAGACGTTGCGGATGTCGTTGTCGGAATCGCCGCGGTTGAGGTTGAACTGCGGTCCCGCGGAGGTTGTGGGGACAGAGCTCGCACCGGCCTCAGAGAACGGCCCGATGGAGTTGTCCGTGGCGTGCGACCAGGTGTAGGCAGCCGTGAACTGCAGGCCGTGGACGAGTTTGCGATCGAGCTTCGCCTGCAGACCGTTGTAACGCGAGCTGCCGTTATCCTCGTTCAGCGTAATGGTCTGGCCGGAAGACTGGCCAAAGTATACGTTGGTGCCAAGCTGCGGAGCAGAGTAATTGACGGAGTTGAAGAGGTGATCGCTCTTGGTGCCGACATACGCGATGGTCAGCGCTGTGGAGCTACTGAGGGCTTGTTCGATGCTCATGTTGTACTGCTGGACCATCGAAGTGGGATCTTTGACCGGATACGAGATGAGCGACACATTCTGCGGGTTGGTGAGGCTGACCGTCGGCGTGGCGCTCGGGAGAGCCCCTGTCGCCAAGGTTGGGTTGTTGCCCGCATAGGGACCGGGAGTGGTGTTGCTGCTGTTGGAGGCGTTGGCCACCATCGGCGCCTGTCCGCTCAGGTTGATGCGATAGCCTGCGTACGAGCTGTAATCAGAAGTGCCGTTGAAGTCCGGGTTGTTGGACAGTTGGTTGCCGACGCCGCCGCGGTCGAGGAAATAGAAGATACCGTAGCCGCCGCGCAGCGCTGTTTTGCCATTGCCTAACAGGTCGTACGCGAAACCGACACGGGGTCCGAAATTGTTGAAGTTGGTGTTGATCAGAGCGCGCGAGTTGCCATTCTGTCCCGCGACTTCCAGCGTGTTGGTCGCGATGTTGTAATTCGACTGCTGATTGCTGGCTTCGTACGGGTGCGTGTAGAGGTCGTAGCGCATGCCCAGGTTGAGGGTCAGGCGACGGCTGGCCTTCCAGTCGTCCTCTGCGAAGTATCCAGTCTCCCACGACATGGTGCGGAAGAAGCCCGGACTGGAAATGTCATAGTTGTTGACGAACCCGCCGGCCAGTTCCGACGTGTCGTAGCCGGTGAAAGCTCCGTTGTACATGTTGAAGAAGCCCTTCGCGGAATACGCAGCCTGGAAGAAGTCCACTTCGCGGTGGATGATCATCGCTCCAAACTTGAAGGTGTGTGCCCCATGCGCCCAGCTCGCCGTATCGTTGCCCTCATAGGAATACTGCGGCACGGAGTACTGGCCGCCGTCCCCCGTGTACGAAAGCTGCGTGTTGTTGTCGCCGATCAGCGAGATGCCGCCCAGGAGTGAGTTACGGTTGCCGTTCGGGATGCCGAGCTGCGTATCGATCGCCGTGCCATTATCCGGGTTCAGGTAGGAGTAGTAGTCACGCGTGTAGCCAAAGCGCATATCGTTCACGATGTTCTGCGTGAAGATGTGGGTTTCGCCCGCAGCCAGCTGACGGGGGTGCGTATCGTTATTGCCCGAACCGTAGCCCGAGGGGATACCAGGCAGGGCCGTCGTCAGGATCGAGTCGTAGGTGTCGGTCGATCCGCGAACGAAGAAGTTGTCCCGGCTGCCGATATGCCCGTCCAGGCGCGCGTCGAACTCGTTGTCCGTCACCGTGCTGATCTGCTGGTTCTGATAGTTGTTAATGACGTTATTGATAGCAGTGCGGTTGGGTGCGGGAAAGTAGTTCAGGTACTTCATCGCGATGGAATTCTGCTGCGCCGACGGAATCACGTTCGGTGCAGAAATCGTGCCGAACTGAGAGCAGGTAAGCGGATTGAAGATCGCGCCGTTGTCGACACTCGCGTTCAGCGCGCCGGTCGGATTGTTGTTATCCGAGGTCGGCGTGATCACGATTCCATGGACGGTGGTGAAGGATGTGCAACCGTCAGGGCTGTACGATCCGGGACCCGAATACATCGCGGGCACGCTGGTCTGGCTCGATCCGAGCAGATCGGAAAAATCACCAGTGCGCATCTTCACTGTCGGGACGGTATTAATGGAAAGGCCGGAGTTCGGAATGGCCTGGCGGGAGCCATGGTAGTCGCCGAAGAGGAAGAGACGGTTCTTCCAGAGCGGCCCACCTAGCGTCGCGCCATACTGGTTTCGGTGGAAGCTTGGCTCCGGAGTTCCGGGGCTGAAGTAGTTCGGGTTCGCTGACCCCAGCGCGGAGTCGCGGTAGAAAGTGTAAAGGGAGCCGTGAATCTGGTTGGTGCCGCTCTTGACGGCGGCCTGCACGAGAACACCGCCGACGCGGCCGAATTCAGCCGGTGCGAGCGAGTTCGTGGCGCGGAACTCTGCCAGCGCTTCGACGTCCGGATACAGAACGATGGTGTTGACCAGCGAATCGTTATCGTCGATACCGTCCAGAAGGAAGCTGTTGGCCTGCGGACGCAGACCGTTGGCTGAAAGTGAGGCGCCGCCGGTTTCATTGAAGCGGATCGTTTCCACCGGCTGTTGGCCCTTGTTATAACCTGAGGCCGAGTTGTTGCTCTGGCCGCGGGTGACGCCGGGCTGCAGAAGCGTCAGCTGAGTGAAGTTGCGTCCGTTTAGCGGCAGATCTGACAATTCCCGCCCGGTGATGACCTCACCTGTCTCCGAAGTCGCCAAGTCAACCACCGGGGCGGCGTCGGTTACCTCGATGGTAGTGCTCTCGGCGCCGATGCCGATGTGGAAACTCATCTGCTGCACCTGGCCAA
This genomic interval from Acidobacteriaceae bacterium contains the following:
- a CDS encoding carboxypeptidase regulatory-like domain-containing protein, with the translated sequence MQLIRSALKAFTGLLLVLFLAAPVSVRAQSDLARISGTVTDTSGAAIPGASITVTNLGTSAVQKVTSGSTGDFSVSALPVGSYKVKVTASGFASEEQNVKLDVGQVQQMSFHIGIGAESTTIEVTDAAPVVDLATSETGEVITGRELSDLPLNGRNFTQLTLLQPGVTRGQSNNSASGYNKGQQPVETIRFNETGGASLSANGLRPQANSFLLDGIDDNDSLVNTIVLYPDVEALAEFRATNSLAPAEFGRVGGVLVQAAVKSGTNQIHGSLYTFYRDSALGSANPNYFSPGTPEPSFHRNQYGATLGGPLWKNRLFLFGDYHGSRQAIPNSGLSINTVPTVKMRTGDFSDLLGSSQTSVPAMYSGPGSYSPDGCTSFTTVHGIVITPTSDNNNPTGALNASVDNGAIFNPLTCSQFGTISAPNVIPSAQQNSIAMKYLNYFPAPNRTAINNVINNYQNQQISTVTDNEFDARLDGHIGSRDNFFVRGSTDTYDSILTTALPGIPSGYGSGNNDTHPRQLAAGETHIFTQNIVNDMRFGYTRDYYSYLNPDNGTAIDTQLGIPNGNRNSLLGGISLIGDNNTQLSYTGDGGQYSVPQYSYEGNDTASWAHGAHTFKFGAMIIHREVDFFQAAYSAKGFFNMYNGAFTGYDTSELAGGFVNNYDISSPGFFRTMSWETGYFAEDDWKASRRLTLNLGMRYDLYTHPYEASNQQSNYNIATNTLEVAGQNGNSRALINTNFNNFGPRVGFAYDLLGNGKTALRGGYGIFYFLDRGGVGNQLSNNPDFNGTSDYSSYAGYRINLSGQAPMVANASNSSNTTPGPYAGNNPTLATGALPSATPTVSLTNPQNVSLISYPVKDPTSMVQQYNMSIEQALSSSTALTIAYVGTKSDHLFNSVNYSAPQLGTNVYFGQSSGQTITLNEDNGSSRYNGLQAKLDRKLVHGLQFTAAYTWSHATDNSIGPFSEAGASSVPTTSAGPQFNLNRGDSDNDIRNVFTFAMLGELPFGRGKMFASHINTFTNYFIGGWQVSPFLQLSSGSPFDVTIASPGSGGPSVRPNLVSHSNLYLTPTAANNYDVLNPYDFAAPATNAGGFYIAPGNTHKNEWRGSSYSNLSMSIFKDFPIHERIVAQLRGQFYNLLNSPAFAPPSNTQLPAGLSAQKPGQPPYAFANLTNVDYFSQRLTELAFRIQF